The window GGACGCTGTCCAAGCCGCAGGGCACCGTCCGCATCAGCTGTCCCGTTGGACTGCTGGAGTCCGGCGTCTCCGCGATCATTTCGCGATACATCCAGGACAACCCCGATGTGCAAATCCGGCTGGATGCCACCAACCGCCGCGTGGACGTCGTCGAGGAAGGCTTGGACTTTGCCATCCGTGTCAGGCTGCCGCCATTGGAAGACACCGATCTCGCTGTCCGCCAGCTTGGCGTGTCGAGCCAGATTCTGGTTGCCAGTCCCGAATTGGCGGCGCGCCATCCGGTGCCAAGCTCGATCGAATCCCTGAACGACTGGCCCACGCTCAACATGGCCAGCAGCAGCGAGCGGTTCGTCTGGAACCTCGTCGACGCCGAAGGGCGCGCGACATCATGGGACCATCAGCCCAGCCTGGCCACCGACGACCTGGCCAGCCTGCGGGTTGCGGCGATATCCGGCGTCGGCGTGGCGTTGCTGCCAAGAGAGCTGGTGGACACGGATCTTCGGAGCGGCCGGCTGCAGCACCTGCTCCCGAACCTGGCTTCCATGCCGGGCATCGTGCACGCGATCTTCCCCACGCGCCGAGGGATGGTTCCGGCCGTCCGTCACCTGCTCGATGCGCTCGTGACGGGATTCGAAGACATGAACCGGAAACGGTAGAGCGGCGGCGATGCGCTGCCCCTGGTCAGCGAGCCTGGTTTTTCTGAGCGCTTCGTGCAGCGAAGGCTTTTTTCGGCACCGCGTTCCAGCGATTTTCCAAGTCCAGTTTCCTCACATGCTCGCTCAACGCATCGGCAAAGACCCGAATCTTCGCCGGCTGATTCCGGCGGCTCTGGTACGCCAGATTGATCGTCAGCGGCGGCAGCTCCCAGTCGTCCAGCAGCGGAATCAGCCGGCCGGCGACGATATCGTCGTGCACGATGTAAAGCGGCTGGACCACGATTCCCAGACCGGCCCGGCCCGCTGCGCAAATCACCTGACCTTCGTTCGACTCGAGCACCCCGCTGATGGGAATGTTGCGCCGCTCTCGGCCTCGCTTGAATTCCAGCAGATAGGGGTTCGCCGTGTAGCTATAAATGAGCACTTTCTGATTGACGATGTCTTCCGGCGTCTGAGGCACGCCGTGCTGCGCGAGATACGCCGGCGAGGCGGCCAGCACGCGGCGCGTGTGCGCCAGCCGCCGGATGGTGATGCCGGAATCCCCTTCATGTTCGCGCGTGCGAATCGCGCAATCGATGCCCTCCTCAATGAAATTCGGGTAACGGTTCGCCGCCGTAATGTGCACCGACAGCTCGGGGTACCGCTCGTTGAATTCCGGCAACCAGGGCGCAATATGCAGCACTGCGAAGGACACCGAACTGGTTACGCGCAGCACACCGCTTGGGCGCAAGGCCATGTCGCTCACAGCACCATCCGCCTCCGCGATGTCCGCGAGAATCGACGCGCAGCGCCGCTGATACTCGCGCCCTGCATCGGTCAGCCACAATCGGCGGGTGGTTCGCTCGACCAGACGCGCGCCTAAGCGGTCCTCGAGCGCGCTCAACATGCGGCTCGCCGCTGCATTCGAAATACCGAGGCGTTCCGCTGCCTTGGACAGACTGCCGAGGTCGGCCGTCATCGCAAAGAACTCCATCTGCGTGTAGCGATCCATGCGACGATTCTTCCGCTCAGTGGAAATATGTTTTCACTATAGCGCATATTTTTCCGCCTCGAACGTCGCTAGAGTGCCGATATGACCGCCTCTTCGGCAGTGGAGTCGGCAAGCAAAAACTCGGAGACAGGCAATGCGCAATATCAGCGAAGACACCATCACCCAGGCCGTGCTCGCAGCGATGTCCGGCTGCAGCAATGACAGGCTGCGAACGGTCATGACCAGCCTCGTCCAACATTTGCACTCCTTCGCGCGAGAGGTCAGGCTGACCGAGAGCGAGTGGCTGTACGCGATCAACTTCCTCACCGAAGTCGGCCATATCACTGACGATAAGCGTCAAGAGTTCATACTTTTGTCGGATACGCTCGGCCTGTCGATGCTGACCACGACGCAGAACAACCGGAAGCCGGCCGAATGCACGGAAGCGACGGTACTGGGTCCGTTCTTCGTCGAAGGCGCACCCGAGTACCGGAACGGCGACGACATATCCAACGGTGCGGCAGGCCAGCCGTGCTTTGTCACGGGCCAGATTCGCGGTCTGCATGGAGAGCCGGTGCCGAACGCGACGCTTGAAGTTTGGCAATCGGACGAAGAAGGCAACTACGACGTGCAGTATCCCGAACCGCAGCAAGCCGAAGACGCGCATCGGGGCCGCGGCCGCTTGCGCACGCTTCCTGACGGACGCTTCCACTTTCGGTCGATACTCGCGGAGGCGTATCCCATCCCCCATGATGGTCCGGTGGGCAAGATGCTCGATGCGCTCGGACGACATCCTTGGCGCCCGGCACACCTGCATTTCTGGATCAACGCCGCCGGGTACGAGCCCTTGATCACGCATGTTTTCCGCAACGGGGACCAGTACCTCGACTCGGACGCCGTCTTCGGCGTGCGCTCGACGCTTGTGGCGGACTGGATCGAGCACCCTCCGGGCATCGCGCCGGATGGCACTCGAATGGACACGCCGTTTTACACGCTCGACTACGACTTCGTCCTGAATCCTGTCGGACACACGCGATGATGCGGCGCATCGAAAGTGACTCTGCGCCTAAGAAATCCAGTCATTCCATCCGAGCTCTACGCGCTCAATGCGTCTTCGAGGTCCTCCGTGCCCGCTTCTGACTTTATCTATAACGGTCGCGCCACACGCGTCGTATTTGGGAGTGGATCACGCGTCCATCTCGAACGCGAATTACTGGCGCTGGGCGCGCAGCGCGCGCTGGTTCTGTGCAGCCCGGAACAGCAGGCGCTCGGCGCATCGGTCGCCGAGCAACTGGGGAACCGGGCTGCGGGCGTATTCGATCGCGCCGCGATGCACGTACCGGTCGAGCTGGCAGCCGAAGCACGAACGGTCGCCGTAACGCTCGGCGCCGATTGCGTGATCGCCGTCGGCGGCGGATCGGCGATCGGCCTTGCGAAAGCGATCGCACTCGAGTCGAGCCTGCCCATTCTCGCCGTGCCCACCACTTACGCGGGCAGCGAAATGACGCCTATATACGGGCTCACGGATGCGGGCCTTAAGCGGACCGGGACCGACATTCGCGTGCTGCCCAAGACGGTCATCTACGATCCGGACCTGACGCTGACTCTGCCCGTCGGCATGTCGGTGACAAGCGGCATCAATGCGATTGCTCACGCGGCAGAAGGCTTGTATTCACGCGACGCCAACCCGCTTACGAGCTTGATGGCGGAAGAAGGCATCGCGGCGCTCGCGCGCAGCTTGCCCAACATCGTCGCCAATCCGAGCGATCCCTCTGCGCGCGCCGACGCCTTTTACGGATCCTGGCTGTGCGGTGCCGTGCTCGGAAGCGTCGGCATGGCGCTGCATCACAAGCTCTGCCACACGCTTGGCGGCAGTTTCAATCTGCCGCACGCGCCGACGCATACCATCGTCCTGCCGCACGCGCTGGCCTACAACGCCGACGCTGCACCCGACGCGATGAAACGTATCGCCCGCGCAGTGGGACATGAAAACGCCGCGCTGGGTCTGTTCGAGCTCGCGCGTGCAAACGGCGCACCCATTGCGTTGAAAGATATCGGCATGCGTGAAGATCAGCTCGATCAGGCCACCGACCTCGCGTGCAGCAATGCGTACTGGAATCCCCGGCCGCTGGAACGCGACGCGATTCGCGCGTTGCTGCAACGCGCATTCGATGGAAGTGCACCCAAGCCGTGAAGCATGGCACTATTCAGTGTTTTTTGATTCGTCATTCGCACTGCCACACATAATGGCAAATCACGCCAGCCATTAGGCCGAGAAAATCGCAAGGATCTATGCTAATGTGCATAGACATATCTCCTTGTGTTTTCGCAATAGAGTCACGGCATGGCGCAACGTATAGCTATCGATTCAAAGTCCGCCCGGACACATCGTCCGATGGAATCCAAGCGTGCCGAGCAGCAACGAGCACAAGAAACCCGTTCGGCTATTCTGGACGCTGCATTGGCGGAATTCGCGTCCAAACGTTTCGACGCCGCAAGCATTCGCGGCATTGCAGACCGAATTGGTTTGCAACATCCGCTCATCACTTACCATTTCAGAACCAAAGAAATCCTATGGCGAGCCGTTGCCGAATACGTATTCGAGCGCGTGCGCCGGGAACGCGATTCCTATCTAACAGACTTGGGTTCGGTAAGCGCGCTCGATCGGGTTAAGCTCGCTTATCGGGCGCTATTCCGTTTCACGGTTGACTATCCGGAGCTTCATCGTTTCATGCTTCAAGAAACGTTAGGCTACAGTCCCCGGCTGCAATGGATCGCCGACACGATTCTCAAGCCGCTGATCGATTGGCTCCTACCGCAAATTCGCGCGGCTCAAGACGAGCAGGCATTGCCGAAGGTCGAGCCTATTATTTTTCACTATATGTTGATCAGCTTGACGTCGACGCTGTCGGGCTTTGGCCCGGAAATCTCGGCGACCAGCAATCTTTCACCGTCCGACCCGGCTTTAGCCGACGCCTATTGGCGCACCGTCGAGCAGCTCGTGTTCGAGACATTGCCCGCATTCGGTGCGCTGGCGAGCGTTTAGACGACGCGCAATCCATTGATGGACTTGCGCGCCGCTAACGCTTTGCCGGCACGCGAGCCATTTTCCTTGCCCATTTTTTGACTCATCCACGCGCCTGTCGATACGATCGCGTCGAGGTCAATACCGGTTTCAATGCCCAATCCATCCAGAAGGTACAGCAGGTCTTCTGTGGCAACGTTCCCCGTGGCGCCTTTCGCGTAGGGGCATCCGCCGAGGCCCGCGACGGACGAATGAAATACCGACATTCCGACCTGCAGGGCGCCAACGATATTGGCCAGCGCCTGGCCGTAGGTATCGTGAAAGTGGCCAGCCAAGCGCTCCAACGGAAACACGCTTGAAGCCTGTTCGATGACTTGCTGGACGTGCGTCATCGTACCTACACCGATCGTATCGGCAATGTCGATTTCATCGCACCCGAGGTCACGGAAGCGCATCACCATGTCGACGACCGCATCGACGGGCACTTGCCCCTGGTACGGGCATCCAAACGAGCAGGAGAGGCTGCCGCGCAAACGCAGTCCCGCTTCTTTCGCCCGTTGCGCCACCGGGACGAAGCGTTTGACCGATTCCTCGACTGAGCAATTGATGTTGCGCATGGAAAAGGCTTCGCTTGCCGCGCCGAAGATGACGACCTCGTCGACGTTGCTCTCCATGGCGGCTTCGAGCCCTCTCATGTTGGGCGTGAGCGCGGCATAGGAGACGCCCTGCACGCGCTCGATTCCCGCCATCACGGCCGCACCGTCCCCCATCTGCGGGACCCATTTCGGCGATACGAAGGAGGCCGCTTCGATTCGTGTCACGCCTGCGCCGACGAGCCGATCGATGAGTTCGATCTTGACTTCGGTCGGCACGAGTTTGCTTTCGGCTTGCAGGCCGTCTCGAGGCCCCACTTCGACAATGTGGACTCGCTGCGGAAAGCGACCTGCCCCGCCCGATGTTTGCGGTATGAGTTCCTTCACTTTTCTCTCCCCTCTCTCCCGCGTCTCGCTCCTCGCCCTTCCCAAGCGGCTCGGAGCAAGACGCAGCGACAGCGCCTATTTTGCAAGCACGCTGTGCAAGACGCGGCGAAGTTCGGCAGCCGGATCCGCCACGAGCTTGAGGCTCCGCCAAGCGACATGATGGTCGGGACGGACCAGCAGACAGCCCGTGTCGCTGATTTCCTTCAGGGGTGCCCACTCGCCCGCATGGTCCGCGTAAGCCTGTCGCGGGCCGATGACGTGGACATCGATTTCGACGCCAAGCTCCTCGCCGGCAAGCCGGGCCGCCTCGACCCATGCCTCGCCTCCGAGCCCCGTGAAAATCGTGAACCGTCCATGCCCGGCCAGGTCCAGCGTCGAGTGCTGACGTCCACGCTTGTCAAACACCCAGGCGTGCGGCAGGCGGGCGCCCGGCCACGTCGTCGACTGGTAATACAGTTCGGGGTCGCGCTCGAAGGCCGGTTCCGTCTGACCATCCGTGACGATCGCGTCTGAGCGATAGCGCTGATTCATCTCGACCCCATGAGCGTCGAGTTCATATTTCTTGAACACGAGCGCTTCGCGAATTTCCTCTCGCTGCTTTTCCGCGGCTGCAGTCGACTGGCTGCGAGCATGCATGTTGGCCTGCATGACGGACCCTTCCGTCGTTTCGTCAATGCCGAGCGCACGATAGAGCGGCGCGAATTCGGCAATCGACTGGTTGGCGCGCGTGACGATCTGCTTCGCGATCGGAGCGCGCTCCAGCGTATAGCTGTCGAGCAGCGCTTCGCCCGCCTTCCCCTTGATCACCGCTGCGAGCTTCCAGGCGAGATTGAACGCGTCCTGAATCGACGTATTGGAGCCCAGGCCACCCGACGGCGGATGCCTATGCGTGGCGTCGCCCATGCAAAACACGCGTCCGTCTTGCATGCGCGTGGCGTACATGTTGTTGACGGTCCACGTGTTCGCTCCGAGCAATTTGATTTCGAGATCGGGCTTGCCGACGAGCTGACGCGCGATTTCAGTTGCCTTGGCCTCGTCGATGACCGGCGCAGGTTCGTTGATGTCGTAGCCCCAGACGATCAGCCATTCATTCCACGGCCGCACCATGCGGATCAGGCCCATGCCGATGCCGCCGACCTCCGCGCCAGGCTGCATGATCGGGTAGAGCACCGCAGGACGGTGCGCGACGAGTTCGGAGAGATCGGCACGGAACCAGATGTTCATCGAGCCGCGCACCCCCATCTTTCCTTCGAAAGGCAGTCCAGCGTTCTTCGCTACCTTGGAGTTCCCGCCGTCCGCGCCGACCAGATACTTCGATCTGACCGTGAACTCCTCTCCGCTCAATCGGTCACGGCAGACCGTGATCACCCCCTCATCCGTCTGAGTGTGGCTCACGTATTCGGTGCTCATCCGCGCCTCGGTGCCGCGCGAGCAAGCCGTTTTGAACAGCAGCGGCTCCATGAACGTCTGAGGCAGATCATTCATTTTCGTGGGACTCGCCAACCGGCGCTCCCCTCGCGACGCGGGATGCAAGCCCCAGCTCGGCGCCCGGCCAATCTCCTCGCCGGTCAGGCTCTCACAAAAAACCGTTCCGCCCATGAGATCGTCGCTGGTCGCGTGCAGATAAGCCTCCTGCTCCACTTCCGGGCCGAGATCGCGAAGGACCTCCATGGTTCTCTGGTTCGTGATGTGTGCCCGCGGCGTATTGGCCAGCCAACGGTACATGTTGACGACCATATTCTCGACACCGTAGGTCGAGAGCAGCGCGGCGCAGGCGGAGCCCGCGGGCCCCGATCCTACGATGAGCACGTCTGTAGTGAATTCTGCCATGTCGAAACTCCTAGTCTCAAGATCTCGTCATCTGCTGACGTTGAAATTTTTATATGGATAACTAATTACATTAGCGGGTCTATCGGCCTGATTGAACAACGCCCATCCGTCCGTCACGCGGTCTTCTTCTCGCTCAAATTCAGCAACCGAATCATTTCCTCGCGCATCGCGAATTTCTGCACCTTTCCCGTGACCGTCAATGGCAGTTCATCGACAAAGCGAACGTACTTAGGCACTTTGTAATGTGCGATTTGTCCGCGGCAAAAATCGCGGATGTCCTCCTCGCTGGCATATTCGCCTTGCCGAAGCACAATCCACGCGCACAGTTCCTCGCCGGTCTTTTCGTCGGGTACGCCGAACACCTGAACGTTCTGAATCTTGGGGTGCCGGAACAGGTACTCCTCGATTTCGCGGGGATAGATGTTCTCGCCGCCGCGAATCACCATGTCCTTGAGTCTGCCGACGATGTTGCAATAGCCGTCGGCGTCGATCGTCGCGAGGTCGCCCGTATGCATCCATCCATCGACGATGCTTTCGCGTGTCTTCTCCTCGTCACCCCAGTAGCCCAGCATGACGGAGTATCCCTTCGTGCAAAGCTCTCCGGTTACGCCAACAGGCACGATATTGCCAAGTGGATCGACGATCTTCACTTCGAGGTGAGGCTGGATTCGCCCGACCGTGGTCGTGCGCTTATCGAGCGGGTCCGTGGTGCCACTCTGAAACGACACCGGGCTCGTCTCCGTCATGCCATATGCGATGGTGACCTCCCGCATGTGCATTTTCGCCACCACTTGCTTCATGGTCTCGATCGGGCACGGCGAACCCGCCATGATGCCCGTGCGGAGACTGCTCAAGTCAAAGGACGGGAAATCCGGATGCTCGAGCTCCGCGATGAACATCGTCGGCACGCCGTGAAGTGCCGTGCAGCGCTCTTCCGCGACTGCCGCGAGCGTTGCGCCGGCATCGAATCCCTCGCCTGGAAAGACCATCTGCGCCCCGACCGATACGCACGCCAGCACCGCGAGAACCATTCCGAAGCAGTGGTAAAGCGGGACAGGGATGCAGAGCGAATCGGCTTCGGTCAGCTTCATCGCCATCGCCACGAAACGCCCGTTATTGACGATGTTTCGGTGCGTCAGCGTGGCGCCCTTCGGGTTGCCCGTGGTGCCGCTCGTGAACTGAATATTGATCGGATCGTGAGCGGAGAGCGCGATCGTCGTTTGACCTTGGTCGCGCAGGATCGCCTCGCCCTTCTCCATCACCGCGGAGAACGGCAAAATGCCCGGCATGCCCGGATCACCGACGCATATGACGGTACGGAGGTCCGGCAGGCGCGCGCAATGGAGATCGCCGGCTGGCTGCGATGCGAGTTCCGGGGCGATGTCGAGCAGCATGGAAACGTACTTCGACGTTTTGAACTGCTCTGCCGTCACGAGCGCTTTGATTTCGACCTTGCGCAACGCGTATTCGAGTTCCGAAACCCGGTAGGCGGGATTGATGTTGACCAACACCGCGCCGATGCGCGCCGTGGCGAACTGCGTGAGCAGCCATTCGAATCGATTGGGCGACCAGATTGCAACGCGATCGCCCTTCGCTATGCCCAACGACAAGAGTCCTGCGGCGAGCTGATCGACTCGTTCGTCGAATTCCTTCCAGGTCCAGCGCACGCCCTGCTCGCGGAACACCACGGCTTGCCGCTCGGGAAAGCGGTGCGCCGTGTCTCTCAGAAACTCGCCGATCGTGGCTTCGCTCAATGGAATATCCGCCGCGCCGCGGACGTAGGCCATGCCGTCGGCAGGCGCGATGAGCGCAAGGGAACCGGGTAAGGTTTGCATGACGTTACTTCCCGTAGAACACCATGTCAGCCGGCTCCTCGTCGCGGTCGAACGCTTCAGCCGTGTTGGCAAAGCCGCGCGTGGCGTCTTCCGTGAGGTAAAGGGGCATCGTGATATCGAGCATGGCGATATCGGCGCCCGCCACGCCGCCGCTCGACCACGTCTTGAGCAGCGTGCGCGTCGCCGCATACGAAAGCGTCGGGCCGTCTGCCAGTTTCGTCACCAGCGCCTTCGCGACGCGCTCGAGCTGATCCGGTTCGGCCACATGGGTGGCAATCCCGAGCTCCCCGGCCAGGCTGCCCGGAATCGGCTCGCCGAGCATGGCGAAGCGTGACGCGCGGCTGCGCCCCACACGCTCGGCCAGCCGCTGCAGCGCACCGGCGATCGGCAACATCGCCGTCGTCACCTCGACACAGCGGAACACGGCATCGGTCGCCGCCACGACGAAGTCGCAAGCCAAGGCGAGCTCGAGGCCGCCGCCGAACGCCAGGCCCTGCACCACCGCCACCGTCGGCACACGCAGCGCCTCGATCGCGCGATACGACGTATTGACCTCTGCAACGAACGTGCGGAACCAGTTCAGGTCCTTGCCCGGCCATTCGCGAACCTCGCCGCCGAGGCTGAAATGCGGCCCCTCTGCGCGGATGACGAGCACCCGGATATCCGCTTCGCTGGCCTCGTGAACGGCGTCTCGCAGGCATTGGGCAAAGCGCTGGTCGAGGCGGTTGTAGGGCGGATTCGCCAACACGATATGTCCGACCTTCCCATCACGCTCAAAACGAATGCTCTTCATTAGCTAACCTCATGTTGTCCGTCAAATTCACCGGGCGCCCGCGGCGCCCATCAAGATTTCGCGCTTCAGGACGACTCCCCATTCAGCGGAATGATGGGGAGCAGCACATGCGATGGGCGCTCGGCGTCGCGGTAGACCTTGTGCGTGACCGTATTGCTGCTGCAAACGTGATACGGGATGTACTCGACGTCGGTCATCGCGCCCGTGCCCGTAGGCACGTCCAGGCTGCAGATTTCGATGCAGATGCGATGACCGGCCTTGAACTGGTTGGCCGTCGCCAGGATCTGGATTTCATACTTGACGACCTCGCCTGGCGTAACCGGCTCGATCGAATCCTTCGTCAGCTTGTAGAACGGCTCCGCCGGCGTCGAGCGGTCGGGATCCAATGCACGGTACGATGCCTTTAGCCAGCCGCGGGTCAGCTCGCGCTCCGGCAGATTCTCCGGAACGTTCCGCTCGCCTACGCGCGCGGTCACGACCGATACGTCGGGTCCCACATCCTTCAGCACGACGATCCAGTTCGTGTCCGGCTGGTCGATCTCGGCATAAAGCGTGAGCGAGATCGGTCCCGCCACGAGGACGTCGTGCGGCAGCGGATCGGTCATGTAGCGCAGGCGCTCGACCTTGGCGGTCTTCTTGAGCGGCATCTGCGTGAAGACATCGGGCTCGCGCAGCGCATTGCCGACTTCCGCCGCAGGACGCGGCGCGTCCGTGGAAAGCCGCTCCCAGCCGCCGAGGTAATACTTGGTGTATTGCGCTTCGGGCAGCGGCCAGTCGGTGCCCGTGCGCCATTCGTTGGCGCCCATGACCCAGTAGCGAACCGGCGGCTCGTCCATGATGCCGGTGTCGATACCCTTGAGCCAGTAGTCGTACCAGCGGATGACCTCGTCGTGGTATTGGTGGAACGGGCGCTCCAGGTGCGCCGGGCCCGTAAAGACGAGCTTGCGCGGCTGCTTGACGTTCGCGAAGTAGTGCTGAGCGCCCAGCCAGTGGAGCTTGTAGGTGTAGGCATAGGCGCCGGAGCCCGTATAGAACGGCACCTTGATCTTCGTGAAGGTTTCCTCGGCTCGCTCGACAGTCCCGTCCGGCTCCCACGGATTCGTCATGATGTGATACATCACCCATGTCCGCTGACCCTTCTGCGTCAGGATGTTGTAGAGGTTGATGTACATCTTGTAGTCGGGATTGCGCATGGCCGAGCGCCAGAGCGCCTCTTGCTCATCGGGCAGCGGCCCTGGCCTGTCGCGCGATTCGTGCACGGTGCTGAAAACGTCGAGCAAGTACGGGAACGTATGAATGACGCCGCCCGGATTGAAATCCCGGAACCCGAACATGCCGCCGTATGCGCTGCAGGCGTCGTAGGGGAAGATCGCCTTGAGCGCCGGGTGCCCTTGCGCGGCCGCGCGCCATTGCTCTCCCGCGAAACCCGAAATGCCGACCATCCCGACTTTGCCATCCGACCACGGCTGCTGCGTGATCCACTCGATCATGTCGAAATGATCGGTGTTCTCTTCACCGTAGTGACCTTCCGACTTGGCCGAGCCGCGCGGCTGTGCAATGACGTGCACGTAACCATTGGCAACGAAGCGGCGCGAGTCGCCGGCTTCGACCGGCCCGAACCACAGCGGCGCATGCGCGGGTTGCGGAGGCAATACGTCGGCAATGTCGGGACCCTGAAGGTCCTTGTTGTGCAGCGCCGATGCATAGAGCACCGGGTACTTTCCGCTCCCCTCCGGCCGATACACGTCGACCGCGAGACGGGTGCCGTCTCGCATCGTTACGATGATGTCGCGTTCTTCAATCATGTCCCCTCCACATTCATTGGTAGGTTCGGCTTCAACGGTCGGCCGCTGTCGTATTCGAGGCGGCCCATACTTTCGGATGTCGGACTTCGCGCTTGCCGATTGGCGATGTCCTGCGACCATGCAGGTTCTGAAAGTCACTATACTTCACGGTCGTAAAGTATGCAAGACGAACAAAGCCCAATAACGGAATGGGGTCCAACATTGGCAATGCCTCGTCTAGCTACGCAGCTCTAGCGACCGAGCAACCGAGCAGCATTTTCTCCGTACACCTTATCCATCTCGACACCCGGAATCTCGATGCCGTCGAGCACCGTTCCGAATTGTCGAATGGCATGCGTCGGCGCAAACGGGAAGTCCGTGCCGAAAAGGATGTGATCGGGATCGGTGATCTGCGCAAGCGCGCTCAGGGACGATTTCCCGGCCGATAGCGCCGTGTCGAAGTAGAAGGCCCTGACCGCTGCAAGCGTGTCGCCGACGCGCTCGGCTACTGCAGGCATCATCGAGATGGAAAGGGCAATGCGAGGAACGAGGAACGGCAGGGTTCCGCCGGCGTGAGACAGGATGAACCGAATATTCTTGAAGCGAGTCATTGCGCCCGACATGATCAGACTCGTGGCGGTACGTGTCGTCTCAAAGGGATACTCGAGCACCGATGCCGGCGCCACGCGCGGAATATCATGCGGCGGCTGATTGGGGTGAACGAAAACGACGGCGCCGCGCCGGTCCAGTTCCTCGAAGAGAGGCACGAAATGCTCGTCGCCCAAGTACATCCCTTCATAGTTCGTAAAAACGATGAACCCGTCGACGTTCAGCTCGTCGAGGCAATAACTGACCTCCTTCAAGGCAGCGTCAACGTCCGGCAGGGGCAAGCTCGCAAACGATCCGAATCGCCCCTTATAGCGGGATCGAAGTTCGGCTGCGTGGTCGTTGCATTTTCTCAGCAGCACCGCCGCATCCGGAATCGCCGGCCCGGACGAGATGGACAGGATGCCTTCGTCGATGCCGTTCTCGTCCATCATGGCGATGGCGGCCTCTTCTGACCACGTAGGGGCCACGCCGTTTGGCATAGCCGCATTCAGCAGATCCAAACCTACGGCGTCCACATACAGCTTCGGCAAGAAATGCTGGTGAGTGTCGATCTTTCGCTTAGACATGATCTTTGTCTCCTGATTTGCGATTCCGGACTTTGAGCGCGGCAACCCACGCCGCCTCGCGCTCCATCCATCTTATACGCAATACTTTACACGCGCAAAGTTTAGATCGGTGAAGTCGCGTCATCGGACGTGATGTGCCGGAAAAACAAGAACGAAACTGTTACTGCGCTGCGCTATTCGGCAACGTTCCGTCGGTCGCTGATACCTCACCGATGGGTTCCACGTTTTCGCTCGGCAGCCGTCGTTGCGCATCGAGAACGCGGGTCATGCGGGCCATACAAGCACTGGCGATCAAAAGCGGTATCGACAACAAAGCGCAAACAAGCAGATAGGACCACCCCGATACGATGATCAAACCAATCAACGACGACCCGATAATCGAACCGAGCCGACCGATCGCAACCGTCCAGCCTCCGCCGGACGCACGAAGCGCGGTTGGATAGAAGATGCCTGGAATCGTATTGACGCAGGTCAGCGGCCCACCGATGGCCAGCCCCGCTAGAAAGACCACGTTCGTGTGCCACGAGGTGGCCTCGGACATTCCAAGGGCGACGACCAGCAACGAACCCGCTCCAAATGCACCACAGATGACCGCGGCTACGTTATAACGGCGCACGAGAAATGCGAAAAGGACCGAACCGCCAAGCGCGCCGAACTGGAACATCGACGATACCTGCGAAGCCTCATGCATCGACAAGCCGGCCT is drawn from Trinickia violacea and contains these coding sequences:
- a CDS encoding amidohydrolase family protein, translating into MSKRKIDTHQHFLPKLYVDAVGLDLLNAAMPNGVAPTWSEEAAIAMMDENGIDEGILSISSGPAIPDAAVLLRKCNDHAAELRSRYKGRFGSFASLPLPDVDAALKEVSYCLDELNVDGFIVFTNYEGMYLGDEHFVPLFEELDRRGAVVFVHPNQPPHDIPRVAPASVLEYPFETTRTATSLIMSGAMTRFKNIRFILSHAGGTLPFLVPRIALSISMMPAVAERVGDTLAAVRAFYFDTALSAGKSSLSALAQITDPDHILFGTDFPFAPTHAIRQFGTVLDGIEIPGVEMDKVYGENAARLLGR